TTTTCGTCCAGGAGAATTATCCCATTCCACAGGGATTTACAGAAGAAGATGTAAATGTAGGGGCACCAAGATTATTTGAAGACCCATTTTATCTCCATTATTTAAAATATGTTTCTAAAGCAGGTATAAGTCTTTATGGAATCGCAGTTCCCCTAATGATTCGATCGGATATTCAAACATTTTTTACTAAGTGTGTTGACTCCACAATGAAATTGGTGAACCAAGTGAATGAAGTGTCGATTGCAAAAGGGCTCATCGCAAAGCCTGCCTTTACTCCTTATCCGAGTCATGTGGACTTTATAAAAAAACAAACGTATTTGAATGGCTTTTTTGGGGAGGTTCGACCGTTACAAGCTTTGGAGATTACTCATTTGTACGATAACATTGAAAATAATGCGACAAGTAGAGCTGTTTTAATTGGATTCAGTCAAGTAGCTCAATCAGAACAAGTAAGAGCCTATTTTCTCAGAGGAAAAGAAATTGTCGCCAAACATTACGATATCTGTAGCCAAGTCCTTCAAAAAGAGGATGTATCATCACCACCCATTCTAGACACCTTAGTGACGACTTCAACAGTTCCGCCATTTTCTGACAAATTGATGATGTTCCATAAACTGGATATGTTTTCAATGAGAATACGAACATACGGAAACGCCTTAGCTGTAAGTGCAAGGCATGATATAGCAGCAAAATATGGGCGGTTTCTCTTGGAGGTAGGGAATTACGTCGAAGATGGTGCAAATATCCTGATTGAGCATGGATGGTTGGAACAACCTCCGCAAGCGGCGGATCGAGAGGCTTTAGCTTCGAAATAGTTATAAAACGGACGAAACGATACTTAACAAAGCCGATTTCTTTAGAATAAAAAGCATCGGCTTTGTTATTCCATAAATTGCACTAACGTGGGTTTTATATAGTTTACAGTGGATGCTGAAATACAAACGCCAAGATGAAATTCGACATGGCACGCACCTGTATTGGCCCAGGTGACTAATGGATGATTTACTGTTTCCATCTCCCTGATGCAGAATCAGGAAGACGGCTGAGGTCGGGCAACGGGATTCGTCTGCTGTTGCGTTGAATCTTTGATGAAAAATGTACTAACAAACGCCACGATACTGACAATCAATCCATACAGGAACAAGTGGTGGATTCCCGTCAAAAAGTCTGGCGCTTTTGTCAAAAACGCTCCCATGATCGTTACGCCAATTGCTGTGCCGATATTGCGGGAAAACAATTGAAAAGATGTAGAGATTCCCTTTTGATTTGCTTCCACCAACTGCTGGGAACCGATGATCGATACGGTCGATGTCAGACCAAAGGAAAGCCCCTGGATCATCATGGCGAAAAAAACATACCAGAACCCGGTTTGCTGGTTTAAAAAATTGAGCAGAATACCGGAAAGAACAAGCAGCGTATTGCCGATAATCAGCAGCGGCCGATAGCCAAAACGCAAAATCCATTTTCCGGCGGGAACGGCTACTGCCATCCACCCGACGGATGTTCCCAATAAAGCAACTCCACTTATAAACAAAGACTCGCCAGATACTCTTTGCAAAAACAACGGAATATAACTGCCGGTACCGAATAGTGCGGCACTGGATAAGAAGCCTGTAAGATTGAGCCATTTCACCGTTTTGTTATGAAATAATGCAAGGGGTACAAGCGGCGATTGTTGGCGGCGTTCGTAGAAATAAAAGGCCAGCAAGAACAGGATGCCCAATAGTCCGAACAGGATCTGGTTTGACTTTATAACGGTATCCAACAGGACCATGCTGATCCCTGTGCCGAACAACACTGCCCCGAAATAATCGATGGCGGATTTTTTCGGTGTATATACTTCTTTATATGGAAGCAACAGTAAAAACGAAAGGATGCAAATCGGAATATTGACATAAAAAATCCAGCGCCATGTCATATATTGCACGAAGAAAGCACCCAACATGGGCGCCAAAACGGCAGACAACCCCCACATGCCGGTGAAAAACGCCTGGATTTTTCCTCTTTGTTCAATGGAGAACAAATCGCCTGCAATAATGGCAGGGAAGGGTATCATGCATCCGGCGCCAATCCCTTGCAGTGCCCGAAACAGAACCAATTGAATCATGGAATTTGAAATTCCGCATAGAAAAGAACCGATCAAAAACAACACAATGCCAAATCCGAACACATGTTTCCGTCCGAATAAATCAGAAATTCGTCCGGCTACCGGCGATAAAACGGTGCTTACAATCATATAGGATGCAAAACTCCAGGCGTATAAATCGAAGCGTCCCAAATCTTTGGCGATAATCGGCATGGTCGTGTTCATAATCGTAGAATCCATGGATGAAACGAGCATAGCCAAGACAATGCTGACCATTACAGAAATTCGGCTTTTCATTTACCTCTCGTCCCCTCTACATGCTTTTTCACGGATTAAGTGAATGTTTCCAATTATTGCTTAAACCTACAGTAGCATATCAGAGTTGTCGCAATTTCGTCAATTTTAGTATGCACAAAAGGAAACCAAATCAGAACCTATATGTATGCATAAAGTTGCAGGAATGTAATCATGAAACGTATCTCAATGATCACGGCTGAATGACACGCAAAAAATGATATAAAATTCGGGCTGTTAATCCCCATATGATAAGCTCTTCATCCACTCGATAAAAAAATTGGGAAACCGTTCCCGTACGCCAGGGGTATTGTTTTCCTTGCGGGATCCAATGATAGGGGAAATTCTCGTCGGGATGCACGGAAATCGCTACATCATGGCGTTCCGGATGAATCGCAAGCAAACGTTCCAAGGGAAGGATTATCACTTTTTCCACTTCATCCGGATTTGGCTGTATGGATGCTACGTTCGGCAAACAACCGACAAATGGATAGACAATCATTTGGGAATATGTCACCAAGATATCCAAATCTCCCATATATTGAATGGAGTGAAGGGGCAGATTCAGTTCTTCGCTTGTCTCGCGAAGTGCTGCTGTTTGCGGATTTTTATCTTGTGGTTCCACGCGTCCGCCGGGAAAACAGATTTCCCCCGGTTGACGGCGCAAAGTTTTGGCCCGCTGTTCGAATAAAACACATAATTGACCATTTTGTTGAAGCAACGGAACCAAAACGGCATTTTTTCGAAATTGTTCATTCCCGAGAATGGAAGCAACTCTTCCCCGGAATCGATCTGCAATCTGCGGAAGAGCAATCGTATTTTTTATCGGTTCGTTCATTTTCCGTGTTTACCCCTTCCGGCCTGTTGAAAGTTCGTTATACCCATCCGGATCATCGGTTTGAGTGGAATGTGTGCTTTTGATATCAAACCAGCGATCGCGAACCAATGATTTCCATTTGGAATCTATGTGTTTCGCAGTGAGCACGTAACTAAACCAGGAGCGGGTTTTGTCGTAATGATCAAGCCTTCCATGAATTTCGCCAATGAGATAGAGTAGCTTGCCTTCTTCCATCGGAAGTGTGGCAAGGGACTGTGTTTGATAGATCTGCTCATAAAAGTTGACAGCATTTTGAAGAAACCTGCGCTCTTCTTCATGATTTCCTGCATATCGTTGCAGCCATGCAATACGCATGCAAAGATTTGCGATTGTCAGTGTTTTTTCATTTAAAATATTTGCACATAATAATGTGAGCTTGTAGCCGCGAATTGCTTCTTTTAGAGTACGGGATCCGCAACAATTGGTTACTTCGATTTTGTCGATATATTCATATTTGATTCGTTCTCTCGCTTGCCCTTTGATCGGAGAGAAGCTGTCAGTAAATGCAAGGCCGCAGTGTGGACAATTATAAAATTCGTAAAACATCGGATTTTCTCCAATAAAATATGTGCAAAAATCGGTGTCCCGTTTGCTTGCTTTTATTTTGCTTATACGAACCCGCATGGATCCAAAGGATGTATGACAATATAGACATTGTACGCGTTTTTCATAGAGTGCGTCACTCAATAGGAATCCCTCATTTGTAACGTGTGTCAGGTTTCATTTGTAATTCTGCATTGCCGGGCAGGAAGTCTCCAGATATTAAATATACAGCATTTGCACAAGATTTCCTGTGCGAATACTCCTATTCTCGCTTTTTTTCTTTAGAAGAGCAAGAAATATGTCAGAAATACAATGGACGGACCTTTGGAATCGGATATAATATGTGTAATCCCGATTTATGAATTTGGTAGAATTGAGGCTGAATGAATTGAATGAACGCAATATGGTTTTACATACGGATAAATATGAAATCAATATGATGTATGCGCATTGGTTTCATGGCACACAAAATCGAAAAACCGTTTTTGATTGTTATTTTCGAAAAATTCCCTTTGGCAACGGGTTTGCCGTATTTGCAGGATTGGAGCGAATTGTGCATTATTTAAATCAACTGCAATTCGATGAAGAAACGCTTGACTATCTGGCGCAACAGGAAGAAAATTACGATCCCCGTTTTTTGCAAGAATTACGGGAGTTTCGTTTTACTGGTGATATTTATGCCGTTCCTGAAGGTACGATTGTGTTTCCGAACGAACCGCTCATACGAGTGGAGGCGCGAGTGTTTGAAGCGCAGTTGATTGAAACGGCGTTGCTGAATTTCATGAACTATCAGACACTGATTGCGACAAAGGCGGCACGGATCAGACAAGTGGCGCCGAACGATATTTTGCTGGAATTCGGCAGTCGCCGTGCACAGGAAGCGGATGCTGCGATCTGGGGGGCAAGGGCCGCTTATATTTCAGGATTCGACGCCACGTCCAACATGAAAGCAGGCCAAATGTTCGGCATTCCGACGAAAGGCACACATGCCCACTCATGGGTCCAGGATCATGAGAACGAGGAAGAAGCATTTGAAAAATTTGCAGAAGCACTGCCGAATCAGATATCACTATTGGTGGATACGTACAATTCACTAAAAAGCGGCGTCCCGAATGCAATAAAAGTAGCCAAAAAACTGGAAAATAAAGGGGTTCGATTGCAATCCATCCGTTTGGACAGCGGGGATTTGGCGTATTTATCCATTGAAGCCCGGAAGATGCTGGATCAAGCAAATCTGGAATATGTAAAAATTGTGGCTTCCAATGATTTGGATGAAAATACGATTTTAAATTTAAAAGCACAAGGCGCCAAAATCGATATCTGGGGAGTCGGAACACAATTGATTACGGCTGCGGACAACCCTGCGCTAGGCGGCGTCTATAAACTTGTGGCAAAAGAAAAAAACGGCGAGTTGTTGCCTACTATAAAAATTTCAGGAAATCCGGAAAAAATCACAACGCCTGGCTTAAAAACAGTATATCGAATCGTTAATAAGCAAACCAATAAGGTGGAAGCGGATTATATTGCACTTGTTGAAGAAACGGATGTGAAAAACGGAGAACAAATCCGACTGTTTGACCCGATACATACATATATCCAGAAGCATGTATCCAATTATCAACCGATCGAGTTGCTTCAGCCGATTTTTCTGAAAGGAAGGCAAGTATACCGGTTGCCGGATTTAGATTCGGTTCGCGATTACCATAAAGCACAGTTGAAGCTGTTTTGGCCGGAATATTTACGGATCTTGAATCCGGAAGTATTTCCAGTAGATCTAAGTCAAGACGTATGGAACATGAAAATGAATCTCATTAATGAATATAAAGCAAAGCAAGCGTGAGGAGGTCATTTCTTTTGGCCCGCAAACGATATTTTAATCTTGACGACGTGCCGCATACAAAGTCCATCAAACATTTTCAGCGCTGGCGGAAGGAGCGGCGGCAAAAACAGAAAGATTTCTCCTTTTCCGTTCCCCATACAGATCGTGTGGCATTGGAATATCTGTATTCGAATAAGAAGGATACTACGATTACTTGGATTGGCCATTCTACGTTTTTTATTCAATCCGGCGGATTGAATATCTTGACAGATCCAGTATGGGCAAGGCGAATGGGACTTGACAAGCGCTTGACAGATCCGGGGATTCCGTTAGGCCAAATGCCTGCGATTGATGTTGTGGTCATTTCCCACAGCCACTATGATCATTTGAATTTTACTACATTGCGAAAACTCAAAGGGAATCCGTTATACCTGGTTCCGGAAGGGTTAAAACAAAAAATGATCAAAAAAGGGTTTCCGTCAGTCATGGAGCTGAACTGGTGGTCTTCTCACAGGATCGGCGATGTGG
Above is a window of Fodinisporobacter ferrooxydans DNA encoding:
- a CDS encoding DUF2225 domain-containing protein, producing the protein MSDALYEKRVQCLYCHTSFGSMRVRISKIKASKRDTDFCTYFIGENPMFYEFYNCPHCGLAFTDSFSPIKGQARERIKYEYIDKIEVTNCCGSRTLKEAIRGYKLTLLCANILNEKTLTIANLCMRIAWLQRYAGNHEEERRFLQNAVNFYEQIYQTQSLATLPMEEGKLLYLIGEIHGRLDHYDKTRSWFSYVLTAKHIDSKWKSLVRDRWFDIKSTHSTQTDDPDGYNELSTGRKG
- a CDS encoding MDR family MFS transporter translates to MKSRISVMVSIVLAMLVSSMDSTIMNTTMPIIAKDLGRFDLYAWSFASYMIVSTVLSPVAGRISDLFGRKHVFGFGIVLFLIGSFLCGISNSMIQLVLFRALQGIGAGCMIPFPAIIAGDLFSIEQRGKIQAFFTGMWGLSAVLAPMLGAFFVQYMTWRWIFYVNIPICILSFLLLLPYKEVYTPKKSAIDYFGAVLFGTGISMVLLDTVIKSNQILFGLLGILFLLAFYFYERRQQSPLVPLALFHNKTVKWLNLTGFLSSAALFGTGSYIPLFLQRVSGESLFISGVALLGTSVGWMAVAVPAGKWILRFGYRPLLIIGNTLLVLSGILLNFLNQQTGFWYVFFAMMIQGLSFGLTSTVSIIGSQQLVEANQKGISTSFQLFSRNIGTAIGVTIMGAFLTKAPDFLTGIHHLFLYGLIVSIVAFVSTFFIKDSTQQQTNPVARPQPSS
- a CDS encoding DUF3231 family protein, producing MEIKKPIQPFSFNHAKINKMDSNEKLNSAEQAKLWSTYMGNTMAICVLSYMLHHVEDQEIKIVVENALSLSEQFVKTIKEIFVQENYPIPQGFTEEDVNVGAPRLFEDPFYLHYLKYVSKAGISLYGIAVPLMIRSDIQTFFTKCVDSTMKLVNQVNEVSIAKGLIAKPAFTPYPSHVDFIKKQTYLNGFFGEVRPLQALEITHLYDNIENNATSRAVLIGFSQVAQSEQVRAYFLRGKEIVAKHYDICSQVLQKEDVSSPPILDTLVTTSTVPPFSDKLMMFHKLDMFSMRIRTYGNALAVSARHDIAAKYGRFLLEVGNYVEDGANILIEHGWLEQPPQAADREALASK
- a CDS encoding nicotinate phosphoribosyltransferase, whose product is MNERNMVLHTDKYEINMMYAHWFHGTQNRKTVFDCYFRKIPFGNGFAVFAGLERIVHYLNQLQFDEETLDYLAQQEENYDPRFLQELREFRFTGDIYAVPEGTIVFPNEPLIRVEARVFEAQLIETALLNFMNYQTLIATKAARIRQVAPNDILLEFGSRRAQEADAAIWGARAAYISGFDATSNMKAGQMFGIPTKGTHAHSWVQDHENEEEAFEKFAEALPNQISLLVDTYNSLKSGVPNAIKVAKKLENKGVRLQSIRLDSGDLAYLSIEARKMLDQANLEYVKIVASNDLDENTILNLKAQGAKIDIWGVGTQLITAADNPALGGVYKLVAKEKNGELLPTIKISGNPEKITTPGLKTVYRIVNKQTNKVEADYIALVEETDVKNGEQIRLFDPIHTYIQKHVSNYQPIELLQPIFLKGRQVYRLPDLDSVRDYHKAQLKLFWPEYLRILNPEVFPVDLSQDVWNMKMNLINEYKAKQA
- a CDS encoding NUDIX hydrolase — translated: MNEPIKNTIALPQIADRFRGRVASILGNEQFRKNAVLVPLLQQNGQLCVLFEQRAKTLRRQPGEICFPGGRVEPQDKNPQTAALRETSEELNLPLHSIQYMGDLDILVTYSQMIVYPFVGCLPNVASIQPNPDEVEKVIILPLERLLAIHPERHDVAISVHPDENFPYHWIPQGKQYPWRTGTVSQFFYRVDEELIIWGLTARILYHFLRVIQP
- a CDS encoding MBL fold metallo-hydrolase, which codes for MARKRYFNLDDVPHTKSIKHFQRWRKERRQKQKDFSFSVPHTDRVALEYLYSNKKDTTITWIGHSTFFIQSGGLNILTDPVWARRMGLDKRLTDPGIPLGQMPAIDVVVISHSHYDHLNFTTLRKLKGNPLYLVPEGLKQKMIKKGFPSVMELNWWSSHRIGDVEFTIVPAQHWTKRTIRDTNTSHWGGWLIDNAAFAKQANTEKQVIYFVGDTGYFRGFKEIGKRFSIDYALVPIGAYEPEWFMAPQHVNPEQAVQAFLDTQAKYFIPMHYGTFRLADDTPIEALERLDREWRRLGLGIDRLKKLKLGETITC